A genomic segment from Halomonas sp. GD1P12 encodes:
- a CDS encoding methyl-accepting chemotaxis protein → MLKTISRQLTFAAVVLTLLMAAGIYGVMAWRGQPLAMQASNSLIDQTGGSIVNALAGELARVEGNTASLAALAESLPRDESLYLAALPNVIDDNANAAIAGGGVWPEPNAFLPGVERASFFWARNAQGSLDFLNDYNAPNASPYQREPWYESARGATPGRCVWSEAYRDPASGVAMVTCSIPYYLEGDFAGVATLDMELGGVAALLSETGDATGGYAFVLDKERNIIDLPGMEQTSPDMQSLSDASSSMAWLAPVSTALDNGDAQISVERAGLVDEPAKIHLFDMPNTGWTLGLVTPSERVTALSRTLTRDLLLFIMPLLALLLFVGWVGGRALIAQIRGTTLQIDQLGQEGTNRALTIHREDEIGQLRHAVNRYAEKLQHLFSDVRTVADAIASESTEIAAGNVELSSRTEQQAASLQQTSSTMEEMAETVKRNADNAGKADERVKESATRVKRGGEQVSRLANSMQSINESSGEIASIVEVIENIAFQTNILALNASVEAARAGEHGRGFAVVASEVRQLASRSAASAKSINSLIKNTSEQIASGSGYAREAEAAMNEIIIAIDEVSSRISEISQASSEQTSGIDEINRAVTQMDSVTQQNAGLVNQAAGATNELSGQAQRLKALLDEFHGSATQTLGLDAQDVANGAARHYQLT, encoded by the coding sequence TTGCTTAAAACGATTTCCAGGCAGCTAACGTTTGCCGCGGTGGTACTCACTCTTTTGATGGCAGCGGGTATTTACGGCGTAATGGCGTGGCGGGGGCAGCCGCTGGCCATGCAGGCGAGTAATTCACTGATCGATCAAACCGGGGGCTCGATTGTCAATGCCCTGGCCGGGGAGCTTGCTCGTGTCGAGGGAAATACGGCGAGCCTGGCCGCCCTTGCCGAGTCGCTTCCGCGGGATGAAAGCCTCTATTTGGCAGCACTTCCCAACGTGATCGACGATAACGCCAACGCGGCCATCGCCGGGGGGGGCGTGTGGCCCGAGCCAAACGCCTTTTTACCCGGTGTCGAGCGGGCCAGCTTTTTCTGGGCGCGCAATGCTCAAGGAAGTCTCGACTTTCTCAATGACTACAACGCGCCCAATGCGTCGCCCTACCAGCGCGAGCCCTGGTATGAAAGCGCGCGCGGGGCGACCCCGGGTCGCTGCGTATGGTCCGAGGCGTATCGCGACCCGGCCAGCGGCGTGGCGATGGTGACCTGTAGCATCCCTTATTATCTCGAGGGCGATTTTGCCGGTGTGGCGACCCTCGATATGGAGCTGGGCGGCGTCGCGGCACTTTTGTCGGAAACGGGAGACGCCACCGGCGGCTACGCCTTCGTGCTGGATAAGGAGCGCAACATCATCGACCTGCCCGGCATGGAGCAGACCTCGCCCGACATGCAAAGCCTGAGCGACGCCTCCTCCAGTATGGCGTGGTTGGCGCCGGTGTCGACGGCGCTTGATAACGGTGACGCGCAAATCAGCGTCGAGCGTGCCGGTCTGGTCGATGAGCCGGCCAAGATTCATCTGTTCGATATGCCCAACACCGGCTGGACGCTGGGCCTGGTGACGCCGAGCGAGCGCGTGACGGCGCTTTCGCGCACGCTAACGCGTGACTTGCTGCTGTTCATCATGCCGCTTCTAGCGCTTTTGCTGTTCGTCGGCTGGGTGGGCGGGCGGGCGCTGATCGCCCAGATCCGCGGCACTACCCTTCAGATCGACCAGCTGGGCCAGGAAGGAACGAATCGTGCGCTGACCATCCACCGCGAAGACGAAATAGGTCAGCTTCGCCACGCGGTCAACCGTTACGCGGAGAAACTGCAGCATCTGTTCAGCGATGTACGCACCGTTGCCGACGCCATTGCCAGTGAGTCGACCGAGATCGCCGCGGGCAACGTCGAGCTTTCAAGCCGCACCGAGCAGCAGGCGGCGTCGCTTCAGCAGACATCGTCCACCATGGAAGAGATGGCGGAAACCGTGAAGCGCAACGCCGACAACGCAGGCAAGGCCGATGAGCGCGTGAAGGAGTCGGCTACCCGGGTCAAGCGCGGCGGCGAGCAGGTATCGCGGCTGGCGAACTCGATGCAGTCGATCAACGAAAGCTCCGGCGAGATTGCCTCGATTGTCGAGGTGATCGAAAACATCGCCTTTCAGACCAATATTCTGGCGCTGAATGCCTCGGTCGAGGCCGCGCGCGCCGGCGAGCACGGGCGAGGGTTTGCGGTGGTCGCAAGCGAGGTGCGCCAGCTGGCATCGCGCAGCGCCGCGTCAGCGAAAAGCATCAACTCGCTGATCAAGAATACTTCCGAGCAGATTGCCTCGGGCAGCGGCTATGCCCGCGAAGCGGAAGCGGCGATGAACGAGATCATTATTGCCATCGACGAGGTGTCATCGCGGATCAGCGAAATCAGCCAGGCATCGAGCGAGCAGACCAGCGGGATCGACGAAATCAATCGAGCAGTGACGCAGATGGATAGCGTGACTCAGCAAAACGCGGGGCTGGTCAATCAGGCCGCCGGTGCGACCAACGAGCTTTCAGGCCAGGCGCAGCGGTTGAAAGCCCTGCTCGACGAGTTCCACGGCAGCGCCACCCAAACGTTGGGACTCGACGCTCAGGATGTCGCGAACGGCGCTGCTCGACACTATCAATTAACATGA
- the parE gene encoding DNA topoisomerase IV subunit B: MTQFDGSQYGASSIEVLSGLEPVRKRPGMYTDTSRPNHLAQEVIDNSVDEALAGHATAIEVVLSGDGAIEVKDNGRGMPIDIHPEHGVSGVELILTKLHAGGKFSASSYRFSGGLHGVGVSVVNALSRRLEVEVTRDGARHAIAFEHGEKAEELHEIGKAAKRATGTLVRFWPDESYFDSPKLALGRLKHLLRAKAVLCPGLAVTLVEPDGTKTEWAYADGLRDYLAQATDGYEVLPSEPFVGHFSDDEHGVDWAIQWLPEGGEALLESYVNLIPTPQGGTHVNGFRSGLLDALREFCEYRSLLPRGIKLTADDLWERASFVLSVKMLDPQFAGQTKERLSSRTIAAFVSNVVKDAFSLWLNHHVDQAEQLAELVISAAQSRQKKAKKVARKKVTSGPALPGKLADCSGQDPSQSELFLVEGDSAGGSAKQARNRETQAILPLRGKILNTWEVETHDIYGSQEVHDIAVAIGADPGSADLEKLRYHKICILADADSDGLHIATLLCALFVRHFPSLVDAGHVFVAMPPLYRIDLGKEVHYALDESEKAAILKSLAKKRGTPNVQRFKGLGEMSPLQLRETTMAVETRRLVQLTLNDGDGTMEMMDMLLAKKRAGDRKKWLEDYGNLAEIDV; this comes from the coding sequence ATGACCCAGTTTGACGGCTCCCAGTACGGCGCGAGTTCGATCGAGGTTCTCTCCGGACTCGAGCCGGTACGCAAGCGCCCCGGTATGTACACCGATACCTCGCGACCCAACCACCTGGCCCAGGAAGTCATCGACAATAGCGTCGACGAGGCGCTGGCGGGTCACGCCACGGCCATCGAAGTGGTGCTTTCAGGCGACGGCGCCATCGAGGTCAAGGATAACGGCCGCGGTATGCCCATCGACATCCACCCGGAGCACGGCGTCTCCGGGGTCGAGCTGATCCTCACCAAGCTCCACGCCGGCGGCAAATTCTCGGCGTCGAGCTACCGCTTTTCCGGCGGTTTGCACGGCGTTGGGGTGTCGGTGGTCAACGCGCTATCGCGTCGTTTGGAGGTCGAGGTCACCCGCGACGGCGCCCGCCACGCCATCGCTTTCGAACACGGCGAAAAGGCCGAAGAGCTTCATGAGATCGGCAAGGCTGCCAAGCGCGCCACCGGCACGCTCGTGCGCTTTTGGCCCGACGAGAGCTACTTCGATAGCCCCAAGCTCGCGCTTGGCCGCTTGAAACATCTTTTACGTGCCAAGGCGGTGCTCTGCCCGGGGCTTGCAGTGACGCTGGTCGAGCCCGACGGTACCAAAACCGAGTGGGCCTACGCCGACGGGCTGCGTGATTATCTCGCCCAGGCCACCGACGGCTATGAGGTGCTGCCGTCCGAGCCCTTCGTCGGCCACTTCAGCGATGACGAACACGGCGTCGACTGGGCGATCCAGTGGCTGCCGGAAGGCGGCGAGGCGCTGCTGGAAAGCTACGTCAACCTGATTCCCACGCCCCAGGGTGGCACCCACGTCAACGGCTTTCGTTCCGGGCTGCTGGACGCGCTGCGCGAATTCTGCGAGTACCGAAGCCTCTTGCCTCGCGGCATCAAGCTCACCGCCGACGATCTTTGGGAGCGCGCCTCGTTCGTGCTGTCGGTCAAGATGCTCGACCCGCAGTTCGCCGGGCAGACCAAGGAGCGGCTCTCCTCGCGCACCATCGCAGCCTTCGTCTCCAACGTGGTCAAGGACGCCTTCTCGCTGTGGCTCAACCACCACGTCGACCAGGCCGAGCAGCTCGCGGAACTCGTCATCAGTGCGGCGCAAAGCCGCCAGAAAAAGGCCAAGAAGGTCGCGCGCAAGAAGGTCACCTCGGGCCCGGCGCTGCCCGGCAAGCTCGCCGACTGCTCCGGCCAGGACCCCTCTCAAAGCGAGCTGTTTCTGGTCGAGGGTGACTCCGCCGGCGGCAGCGCCAAGCAGGCGCGCAACCGCGAAACCCAGGCGATCCTACCGCTGCGCGGCAAGATCCTGAACACCTGGGAGGTCGAAACCCACGACATCTACGGCTCCCAGGAGGTGCACGACATTGCGGTCGCGATCGGCGCCGACCCGGGCAGCGCCGATCTCGAGAAGCTGCGCTACCACAAGATCTGCATTCTCGCCGACGCCGACTCCGACGGCCTGCATATCGCCACGCTCCTGTGCGCGCTGTTCGTTCGGCACTTTCCGTCTCTGGTGGACGCCGGTCACGTCTTCGTTGCCATGCCGCCGCTTTACCGTATCGATCTGGGCAAGGAGGTACACTACGCCCTGGACGAGAGCGAAAAGGCGGCCATTCTCAAAAGCCTCGCCAAAAAGCGCGGCACCCCCAACGTTCAGCGCTTCAAGGGCCTGGGTGAAATGAGCCCCTTGCAGCTCAGGGAAACCACCATGGCGGTGGAGACGCGCCGGCTGGTGCAGCTCACCTTGAATGATGGCGACGGCACCATGGAGATGATGGACATGCTGCTGGCCAAGAAACGCGCCGGCGACCGTAAGAAGTGGCTGGAAGATTACGGCAACCTCGCCGAGATCGACGTGTGA
- the pgi gene encoding glucose-6-phosphate isomerase: MAQHDTPDTLPAWQTLQQHAQTLKTMHLKDLFGDPDRFETFSHEVHGLTLDLSKQRFDDDTLVHLLALAEEAGVPGAIEALLSGKRVNISENRPALHTALRLPVEATLDVEGEDVVACVHESLNQMERLVERLHAGQWRGATGKPIRHVVNLGVGGSDLGPLMVTHALADYRPADIHPVDVHFASTMDGSQLADYLARFNPETTLFILSSKSFTTIDTLSNANTAKDWLLGRLSEHDDMAGAKPVSAKLIVRQHFIGVSASPEKMCEWGIAPDHQLMFWEWVGGRYSLWGTIGLPIALIVGMKHFRALLAGAHAMDNHFRQAPLEQNLPVLLGLAGIWNVNFLDIRAHSILPYDGRLEYFAAYLEQLEMESNGKSVTGRGERVNYSTCPVLWGQLGPNAQHAFYQLLHQGTQPVVCDFIAPLKRYDDVEDPDTRRHLKAQHRLSLANCFAQSRVLMLGDDAVDEEGAPPAHKRYRGNQPSTTVLMDELTPHTLGALIALYEHKVFVQAVIWDINPFDQWGVELGKEIAKETRALMEGKGDVSRLDASSQGLIRAFWAAEQSEP, translated from the coding sequence TTGGCACAACACGACACACCCGATACGCTGCCCGCCTGGCAAACGCTCCAGCAGCACGCGCAAACGCTGAAAACGATGCACCTGAAGGACCTTTTCGGCGACCCGGACCGCTTCGAGACGTTTAGCCACGAGGTGCACGGGCTCACGCTCGATCTCTCGAAACAGCGCTTTGACGACGATACGCTGGTGCACCTGCTGGCGTTGGCCGAGGAGGCGGGCGTACCCGGTGCCATCGAGGCGCTGTTGAGCGGCAAGCGGGTCAACATCAGCGAAAATCGCCCGGCGCTTCATACCGCGCTGCGCCTGCCGGTGGAGGCCACGCTCGACGTCGAGGGCGAAGACGTCGTGGCCTGTGTTCATGAAAGCCTGAATCAGATGGAGCGACTGGTAGAGCGTCTGCACGCCGGCCAGTGGCGCGGGGCAACCGGCAAGCCGATTCGCCACGTGGTGAACCTGGGCGTGGGCGGCTCGGATCTCGGCCCCTTGATGGTCACCCACGCGCTGGCGGATTACCGGCCCGCGGACATCCATCCGGTGGACGTACACTTCGCCTCGACCATGGACGGCTCGCAGCTTGCCGACTACCTGGCGCGCTTCAATCCGGAAACCACGCTGTTCATTCTGTCGTCGAAGTCGTTTACCACCATCGACACGCTCTCCAACGCCAATACGGCGAAGGATTGGCTACTGGGGCGGCTCTCCGAGCACGACGACATGGCCGGTGCCAAACCGGTGAGCGCAAAGCTCATCGTTCGCCAGCACTTCATCGGCGTGTCGGCGAGCCCGGAGAAGATGTGCGAGTGGGGGATCGCCCCGGATCATCAGCTGATGTTCTGGGAGTGGGTGGGTGGGCGCTATTCCCTTTGGGGCACCATTGGCCTGCCGATCGCGCTGATCGTCGGCATGAAGCACTTTCGCGCGCTGCTGGCCGGGGCGCATGCGATGGACAACCACTTTCGCCAGGCGCCGCTCGAGCAGAACCTGCCGGTGCTGCTGGGTCTGGCCGGCATCTGGAACGTCAATTTTCTCGACATTCGCGCCCACTCGATTCTGCCCTACGACGGGCGCCTTGAGTACTTCGCCGCGTATCTCGAGCAGCTCGAAATGGAGTCCAACGGCAAGTCGGTCACCGGGCGGGGCGAGCGCGTGAACTACTCGACCTGCCCGGTGCTTTGGGGGCAGCTCGGACCTAACGCTCAGCACGCGTTTTATCAGCTTCTCCATCAGGGCACTCAGCCGGTGGTGTGCGACTTTATCGCCCCGCTCAAACGCTACGACGATGTCGAGGACCCGGACACCCGGCGCCATCTCAAGGCGCAGCACCGGCTGTCGCTGGCCAACTGCTTTGCCCAGTCGCGGGTGCTTATGCTTGGCGATGACGCCGTCGACGAAGAGGGCGCGCCGCCGGCACACAAGCGCTATCGCGGTAACCAGCCTTCGACCACGGTGCTGATGGACGAACTCACTCCGCATACCCTCGGTGCGCTGATCGCGCTATACGAGCACAAGGTGTTCGTGCAGGCGGTGATCTGGGACATCAACCCGTTCGATCAGTGGGGGGTGGAGCTTGGCAAGGAGATCGCCAAGGAGACCCGCGCGCTGATGGAAGGCAAGGGGGACGTGAGCCGTCTGGACGCCTCGAGCCAGGGGCTGATTCGCGCGTTCTGGGCCGCCGAGCAGAGCGAACCCTGA
- the cmoA gene encoding carboxy-S-adenosyl-L-methionine synthase CmoA: MSTASYRDAIFSTPLDRVARFSFDEQVVACFPDMIRRSVPGYGQILGMMGVIAKRHLRHGAHVYDLGCSLGASGLALAGALPADAFRYTGVDVSPAMVEKARQTFEAECPEHAISVLEADIRTLEYTGSGMIILNFTLQFLPPNDRDALLARLYAALEPGGVLILSEKTVDPDERDNAWRVERYHDFKRANGYSDLEISQKRTALENVLIPDSLDGLHQRLSGAGFPRAMTWFQYLNFASLIAFKES, encoded by the coding sequence ATGAGTACCGCATCTTACCGTGACGCCATCTTTTCGACACCCCTTGACCGCGTGGCGCGCTTCTCTTTCGACGAACAGGTAGTGGCCTGTTTTCCCGACATGATTCGCCGGTCAGTGCCGGGGTACGGCCAGATTCTGGGGATGATGGGCGTGATCGCAAAGCGCCACCTGCGCCACGGCGCCCACGTGTACGATCTCGGGTGCTCGCTGGGCGCCTCGGGCCTGGCGCTCGCCGGCGCCCTGCCCGCCGATGCGTTTCGCTACACCGGCGTCGACGTATCGCCGGCGATGGTGGAAAAAGCGCGCCAAACGTTTGAGGCCGAATGCCCCGAGCACGCCATATCAGTGCTCGAAGCGGATATTCGAACCCTCGAGTATACAGGTTCAGGCATGATCATCCTGAACTTCACGTTGCAGTTTCTGCCGCCCAATGATCGCGACGCGCTGCTGGCGCGCCTCTATGCGGCGCTCGAACCCGGCGGCGTGCTCATTTTGTCCGAAAAGACCGTCGACCCGGATGAGCGCGACAACGCCTGGCGAGTCGAGCGCTATCATGACTTCAAGCGCGCCAACGGTTACTCGGATCTGGAAATCAGCCAGAAACGTACCGCGCTCGAGAACGTACTGATTCCCGACAGCCTCGACGGCCTGCACCAGCGGCTGAGCGGTGCCGGCTTCCCCCGCGCGATGACCTGGTTTCAGTACCTGAACTTCGCCTCCCTGATCGCGTTCAAGGAGAGCTAA
- the cmoB gene encoding tRNA 5-methoxyuridine(34)/uridine 5-oxyacetic acid(34) synthase CmoB codes for MATPLPDDHQALYRAFLDQAAHNVALLAWLARLPEQLNQGLDKKRHGDLSAWEKAARKLPTLPQSRTVELESDTVRVDVALDESQRRQCFNLLKKLAPWRKGPFNLGGIEIDTEWRSDWKWQRVAPHLSDLKYRKVLDVGGGSGYHAWRMAGAGAAFVLVIDPSPRFYWQFQAVRHFVGDADGNRTHFLPVGIEDVPENLGFFDTVFSMGVLYHRASPFEHFNQLKAALAPGGELVLETLVVEGDEQTVFVPGERYAAMPNVYFLPSSKALCHWLERCGFTNVRVVDEAPTTLDEQRSTEWMTYQSLADFLDPEDRSRTIEGYPAPRRAVVIANKPG; via the coding sequence GTGGCGACCCCGCTCCCCGACGACCATCAGGCGCTCTACCGTGCGTTTCTCGATCAGGCCGCACACAACGTCGCCCTGCTTGCCTGGCTTGCGCGCCTGCCCGAGCAGCTCAATCAGGGCCTGGATAAAAAACGCCACGGCGACCTCTCCGCTTGGGAAAAAGCGGCGAGAAAGCTGCCGACTCTGCCCCAGTCACGAACGGTCGAGCTTGAAAGTGACACCGTTCGCGTGGACGTCGCACTCGATGAGAGCCAGCGCCGCCAGTGTTTTAACCTGCTCAAAAAACTCGCGCCCTGGCGCAAGGGTCCGTTCAACCTGGGCGGCATCGAGATCGATACCGAGTGGCGCTCGGACTGGAAGTGGCAGCGCGTGGCGCCGCACCTGTCCGATTTGAAATATCGCAAGGTACTCGATGTGGGCGGCGGCAGCGGCTACCACGCCTGGCGCATGGCCGGCGCGGGGGCGGCGTTTGTGCTGGTGATCGACCCGTCACCGCGGTTTTACTGGCAGTTTCAGGCGGTGCGCCACTTCGTCGGCGACGCCGATGGCAACCGCACCCACTTTCTACCGGTGGGCATCGAGGACGTGCCGGAGAACCTGGGGTTTTTCGACACCGTGTTTTCCATGGGCGTGCTGTATCACCGCGCCTCGCCTTTCGAGCACTTTAATCAGCTAAAAGCCGCGCTGGCACCCGGCGGCGAGCTGGTGCTGGAAACGCTGGTGGTCGAAGGCGACGAGCAGACGGTGTTCGTCCCCGGCGAGCGCTACGCGGCAATGCCCAACGTCTATTTTCTGCCCTCCTCGAAAGCGCTTTGCCACTGGCTGGAACGCTGCGGGTTCACCAATGTACGCGTGGTCGATGAAGCCCCAACGACGCTCGATGAGCAGCGCTCCACCGAGTGGATGACCTATCAGTCGCTTGCGGATTTTCTCGACCCCGAGGACAGGTCGCGCACCATCGAAGGCTACCCGGCGCCGCGCCGCGCGGTGGTGATAGCGAACAAACCGGGTTAA
- a CDS encoding zinc metallopeptidase — MIVLLIALALAIFLLPNLWAQWVLKRHTKGRNDYPGTGAELASHLLRRFDLKNVGVEVSEQGDHYDPIDRVVRLSPDHFNGRSLTAVTVAAHEVGHALQHAEGYAPLIARSRMVGVAQKAEKLGALLMMAAPFLFLLTRLPGSLAAVIAVAVISFGTAAVVHLVTLPVEFDASFNRALPLLKEYVPPSDMTGARHVLTACAFTYVAASLASILNLGRWLMILRR; from the coding sequence ATGATCGTACTGCTGATCGCGCTGGCGCTGGCTATTTTTCTTCTGCCCAATCTCTGGGCGCAGTGGGTATTAAAGCGCCACACCAAAGGGCGCAACGACTACCCCGGCACCGGGGCCGAGCTGGCAAGCCACTTGCTGCGCCGCTTTGATTTGAAAAATGTAGGTGTGGAAGTGAGCGAGCAGGGCGACCACTACGATCCGATCGACCGCGTGGTGCGACTCTCGCCGGATCATTTCAACGGCCGCTCGCTCACCGCCGTAACGGTGGCCGCGCACGAAGTGGGACACGCTCTCCAGCACGCTGAAGGCTACGCGCCGCTGATTGCCCGAAGCCGTATGGTGGGCGTGGCGCAAAAAGCCGAGAAACTCGGCGCACTGTTGATGATGGCCGCGCCGTTTCTGTTCCTCCTTACCCGCCTACCCGGTAGCCTGGCCGCGGTGATCGCCGTGGCGGTGATCAGCTTTGGCACCGCCGCGGTGGTGCATCTGGTCACGCTACCGGTGGAGTTCGATGCCAGCTTCAATCGGGCCCTGCCGCTTTTAAAAGAGTATGTGCCGCCTTCTGACATGACCGGCGCCCGCCACGTGCTCACCGCCTGCGCGTTCACCTACGTGGCGGCCTCGCTTGCCAGCATTCTGAATCTGGGCCGTTGGCTAATGATTCTGCGCCGCTGA
- a CDS encoding App1 family protein, which yields MPWYSPWASFVKRLVHVVAKPMKRDSGRGGMVVHPYRGYGSQKEVFVMGRVFRQAALGRAIPRRGILRDTADVARRIFRRGFKEAQVEIRIGENKLSLITDRDGYFDAHIPIERDLPIDVSWHRADILVRADGHPPMRTNAEVYVPPPEADLLVISDIDDTVMFTGVAEKLKMLYRLFVRKPHRRTAFPGVASLYQSLYRGKSDKAERPILYVSRGPWAIYEMLETFFQLNRIPVGPILFLREWGISWRKPWPRKAEDHKRDLIDRMLTLYDDMPCVLIGDSGQHDPEVYTEVVKAYPGRIKAVYIRRVDKDPKRQEAIQRLRDELKGSDCDLILAADSVLMAEHAYEQGRISARGLEAVKRDVREHRQEEAQEASL from the coding sequence ATGCCATGGTATAGCCCGTGGGCAAGCTTCGTTAAGCGGCTTGTCCACGTTGTCGCCAAGCCCATGAAGCGCGACAGCGGCCGAGGAGGGATGGTGGTGCATCCCTACCGCGGCTACGGGTCGCAAAAGGAAGTTTTCGTCATGGGCCGCGTCTTTCGACAGGCGGCACTCGGCCGCGCCATTCCCCGGCGCGGCATTTTACGTGATACCGCGGACGTGGCTCGACGCATCTTTCGCCGCGGCTTCAAGGAGGCGCAGGTCGAAATTCGTATCGGTGAAAACAAATTGTCGCTGATTACCGACCGTGACGGCTACTTCGACGCCCATATTCCCATCGAGCGCGATTTACCCATCGATGTGTCCTGGCATCGCGCCGATATTCTCGTGCGCGCCGACGGGCACCCGCCCATGCGTACCAACGCGGAGGTGTACGTGCCGCCGCCGGAGGCGGATCTGTTGGTGATCAGCGATATCGACGATACCGTCATGTTCACCGGCGTGGCGGAAAAGCTGAAAATGCTCTATCGGCTGTTCGTGCGCAAACCCCATCGTCGTACCGCGTTTCCAGGCGTCGCCTCGCTTTATCAGTCGCTTTACCGCGGCAAAAGCGACAAGGCCGAGCGGCCCATCCTTTACGTTTCCCGCGGGCCCTGGGCGATTTACGAAATGCTCGAAACCTTTTTCCAGCTCAACCGCATTCCGGTCGGGCCGATTCTTTTTTTGCGTGAGTGGGGTATCTCCTGGCGCAAACCCTGGCCGCGCAAGGCCGAGGATCACAAGCGCGACTTGATCGACCGGATGCTGACACTCTACGACGACATGCCCTGTGTGCTGATCGGCGACAGCGGCCAGCACGACCCGGAGGTCTACACCGAGGTGGTCAAGGCTTATCCCGGGCGCATCAAGGCGGTCTATATTCGCCGGGTGGACAAGGACCCCAAGCGTCAGGAGGCCATTCAGCGTTTGCGCGACGAGCTCAAGGGCAGCGACTGCGACCTGATTCTCGCCGCCGATAGCGTCCTGATGGCCGAACACGCTTACGAGCAGGGCCGCATTTCTGCCCGCGGGCTCGAAGCGGTCAAGCGCGACGTGCGAGAGCATCGCCAGGAAGAGGCGCAAGAGGCGAGTCTCTAA
- a CDS encoding type 1 glutamine amidotransferase domain-containing protein — protein sequence MSQALNGKRVAILAADGFEESELSVPRASLQKNGVEVHIVTPDGKGIRAWAETEWGDTYDADKALSDVSESDYHALMLPGGLFNPDELRTNDDALSFVKAFFQAGKPVGAICHAPWILINAGVVDGRKMTSVHSIAQDLKNAGVNWVDEAVVCDEALVTSRTPKDLDAFCSKLLEEIQEGKHSGQHA from the coding sequence ATGAGTCAAGCACTGAATGGTAAACGCGTTGCGATTCTGGCCGCGGACGGTTTTGAAGAGTCCGAGCTCAGCGTGCCGCGCGCGTCGCTGCAAAAAAATGGCGTCGAGGTTCACATCGTGACGCCCGATGGCAAGGGTATTCGTGCCTGGGCCGAAACCGAGTGGGGCGATACCTACGACGCCGACAAGGCGTTATCAGACGTATCCGAGTCCGACTACCATGCGCTAATGCTGCCGGGCGGTCTGTTTAACCCGGATGAGCTTCGTACCAACGACGACGCGCTGAGCTTCGTCAAGGCGTTCTTTCAGGCCGGTAAACCGGTTGGCGCAATCTGCCACGCGCCCTGGATTCTGATCAACGCAGGCGTGGTCGACGGTCGCAAGATGACCTCGGTACACAGCATCGCGCAGGATCTCAAAAACGCCGGCGTGAACTGGGTCGACGAAGCCGTGGTCTGCGACGAAGCGCTGGTCACCAGCCGTACGCCGAAAGACCTCGATGCTTTCTGCTCCAAGCTTCTTGAAGAAATTCAGGAAGGCAAGCACTCGGGTCAGCACGCCTGA